The stretch of DNA ATAAAGATCCCTTCCTCCGTTAGAGTAGTCGATATTTTTATACCATTTTCAGTAGTGCGTCTTTGCCTGCCATTCCTACAGTGATTCCTCTATTTTCTGCCTCTAATGTCACTGATTCTAACGGTGCTTCAAGCAGTTGCTCAATCGTTCTTACACCAACTGCCCTCGCTGCAATAATACCACGATCTTTTAGTTTTTCGTTTAATAGGGCTACATCTAATGCTCCACACATAATATATCCTTTATCCGAAGTAACAGCCATAAAGTTCGTTTTTGGTAATTTAACCGTTATCGCAGTGAAAGGTGTTCCGTTTATATAGATTGGACTCATTTCTACCATGGTATTTAATAACACTCCCTTCTCTCTACAATTTATGAAGAGAAGGGATAATCTGTGTTTACATATTACTGGATTGCAGTTTCCAAGTTATGACGTCTCGTAACAATTCTGGTAAATAATACGTTTTATTTGTTGCTTTCCGTAATATTGGAAACAAATAGCCGAACGTAAACATATCTAACGTTCCTATCCGATATTGTTTATGTGCTTCTAGTAAAGTACCGTTTATAAAAATTTGATCAATATGCCTCGTACCCGCTCGATCTGTTTTGAACGTATAATGTAAACCGCTATACACCATACAGCCCATTTTTTTACCTCTGAAGCCAAGCCCTTTTATTGGAAACTGCTCCATTTCTTCTGTTGCAGCATGTAGAACGAGTTCTTTTAGCTCTTCTCCACGTACTGTAATGAGGCAAGGGTTAATTGGATGAGGGCAAATTTTATGTATCATTCCTCTTGTAACTTCTCCTGAAGATAAGTCACCTAGAATAACGCCTGCATTCACCATTCCAACGTCCGCTTCACACCATTGTTTCAAAGCATCTGCAAGAAGATTCGTTAGCTCTGTCGGCTGTATCCAACTGTTTATAATTGGCTCTGTTAATGTATGAACTACTTCTTGCATATCCCTATTTGCCTTTTGCTCCATTTCATCTATCATTTCTTCTATGTACAAGGAAGGTGAAAACTCCTTTAACGCATGCAATTCACACCACTTTTTAATCCCTTTGTCTTCAAACTGTAGATGAACTTCACCAATATAATTACCGTGCTTGCCCGCACCACAAATTAAAGTGTTCCCGATTACTTTTCCAGTTGGCAATACGTGATGAGTGTGCCCACCTAATATAACGTCTATATCAGGAAATCTCCTCGCCAACTCTTCATCGTCAGTAATTCCTAAATGGGACATGACGATTATTGCATCTACTTCCCCTCTTATTTGTTGTATCGAATTTTCTAAGCTAATGTATGGATCTTCCATCTTCCATCCAAGTTGCTCATAAAACATTTCATAAAACACCGTTATCCCGATAAATCCAATTTTTACTCCATCGATCTCGTGTATAGAGTGAGGCATTACCCATGACGGTCTTTGTCCATCTTTCTCATATAAATTCCCGATTAAAACAGGAAAAGTAGCTTTAGAATATAAATTAGAAAGTGCATCATAATTCATTGTGATGCCTTCATTATTTCCAATTGTAGCGTAATCATATTGCAATACATTCAACATCGTTGTGTTAGCCTTCCCTAGTGTTGCCTCGGTAATTGGATGAAATCGATCCATATTATCTCCAATATCAACCGTAATGGACGGACTACCTTCTCTATAATCCTTTAAGAAGGTTGCGATTTTTGGATACGCTTCAAAATGGCTATGTATATCATTTGTATGAAAAATTCGAATCGTTTTCATCTAATCACCCCCTCGTTAAAATAAACCCTCTATTAATAAACGAACTCCAACTACTAATAACATGATTCTTAATCCTACTACGACCATTTTACTCGTTAAACGTTGGTTTAACCAAGCTCCTAATTTTGCACCAATCCATGCACCAGGAATTAATAAGGCCGCAAATAACCAGTGAACATTGCCTAATGAAATATGAGTAAAAGACCCCATAACCGATGATAAAGTTATAATGAACATAGAAGTAGCAACCGCTACATGTGGTGGAAACATAAAGAGCATAATCATCGCAGGTACCATTAAAGCTCCACCTCCTACGCCAAACAAGCCTGAAGTAAATCCTACAAAGAACGAAATAAGAAGTCCTACTACTGGTGAAAAACTATAATGATGCATAGTCCCATTTTGATCCTCATAAGATCTTCTCCAACTTTTTTCTTTTACAGTAGTTGGTCGTTTCATTGTGTCTTTCCAAAATAAAATAAATGAAATAAAAAGGATAAACAGGCCGTAAAAGAAAAGAAAGCTATCTGCATGTAAATAGTTATTCACCCATGCACCAATGACGGTACCTGGCCCACTTCCTAGAAATAATAAGAGTCCACTTTTATAATCTACTGTTTTATATTTCAAATACGATATAGTGGATGAAAGCCCGGTAAAAAAGATGACAACTAAAGAAGTTCCGACTGCTAGCTGCGGTGTTATGCTATGAAATGTAGTAGAGATACTACCTAAAAATAATAGGCACGGGACGATAATTATTCCCCCACCAAGTCCAACTAGACTACCAACTACTCCGGCTAAAAAACCTACCATTAATAATAGGAATATCATGTACTCTTCTCCTAATCATTAAATAAATCAAGCTGCTTCGGTGCTAAACCTGTGTATTCTACACCTAGCATCTCAATAAACATTTTGGCGTTGTCCGCTGCATCGCCACCTGAATTATTATTAAATAATATATAAATATCTTTTGATTGTTTTTCTAGTTGTCTTATATGAGGGATCCAATCTTGGAGTTCTTGTTTATTATACCTGTATAAATACCTTATATCGCGCCATTCTTGTCCTTTTACCGGCTTAGTCCAAGCATGTACATTTCTTCCATGAAAGCGAACAAGCGTCTTTTCGCTATCTGTTGCATTTACTATTGTTGGGACCGACTTTTCTCCTGCCTGCGGTTCATCACAAACACTATGTATCCACTTTTCCGAACGCATAAACTGTAACGTTTTTTCTTTCATTTCACCTTTAAACCATGATTGATGACGGAATTCTAACGCAACTGGAATGTCCCCCATTTGTGCTCGACACCATCTTAAATAATCGACGTTTTCTTTACGGCACTCAAACCAAGGTGGAAACTGAAATAACACCATACTTAATTTGTTCGTTTCCTGCAATGGTTGTAATGAATCCATATACGCTTTAAACATATCTTCTTTCGTTTCAAATGGGATTTCACCACGCTGATGCCCTGTCATTCCTTGATAAGCTTTTGGAATGAATGTAAAGGTTTCCGGAGTTTCTTGTACCCATTTTTCCACATTCCTTTTCGGTTGGATTGCGTAAAAGTATGAATCAATTTCAACGATAGGAAAATGAGCCGCATATTCTTTTAACTTATCACGTGAGGAAACACCCGACGCATAAAGACTATCATGGTCTCCCCAACCAGTTACACCTATATATATCAACTGTTTCACCTCATTTTGTTTATTTTATCATATTTCTAATAACTTCTAACAGATTGGAGTCTAGTAGATGAGAAGTTGTGTAGCTGTTGAGTTATGGAGGTAAAAAAAGTCGGTACTATAAGCTGTAGGGGTTTCCTTTTTGTAAGGGTACTATACGAAGAGCGAAAGAAGCCCCAAGCAAATAGCTTTACTTGGGACGTGGAAAGAAGTGCCTTAGCGATTTTGTTCTTTTTTACACAAATTTACTTAAGTTAGTCATACCAGTGCAATACTTTTCCACTTAATGTTTCTTCCTTGTCTATATGAAGTGTTAGCGAGGATGTTTTGTTTTGCATCGATAGGTCGTTTATCACCCGAGCTAGGGCTTCTAACCTACCTTGATGTGAATACTAGGATTATTTTTAATAAATCATTAATTACACCGTACCTCTTTTGTTCTTGGAAACCCAGACAAAATAGATTAGTAACCCAATATAAAAATAGATGGGTATTATTAAAGGTTGTAGTAAATTACCTACAGGTAGAAATCTGAAAGTTGAAAGAAAAATACTTAAAACCAGAATTCCAAAATAGAAGAATATATTCAATCCTAAAAATATTTTTAGAATTTTTTTATCTTTTCTTTCCATGAATAAACAATAAATGCTAACAGCAAGAAACAAAAATAGAAAAATTAATTCTATACTAGTTATCATTGAACCAAAGAAGGAAATTCTTTCAATCTCTGCTGGTATTATTGTAGATTTTACTTGATATTTTTCAGCCAAATTAATTCTATAATTCTCTAAAAAAATGTAACCCAAATATAAAATCGTCATAAAAAAGAAGTACAAGGAAAATAAAAGCTTATATTTCTTTGTTTTTATATGTTTTCTCACTCTTCAACCTCATTTCAACTAAATTCAGCTAGATTATTGTAAAGGGTGATTCGAAAAGTTATGAGAATGACTTCCGAAGTTTAGAGTGAATCCTAATGGTAAATCTCCTATCGATACTCCCAATGTTGCCATCATAGTATAACTTGTTCTAAAGGTTGCAGTACTTCCAGAATGTGAACTAGATGTTGTGATGCTTTGTAAGTATGGAGAAAAAGCTGCTCCGAAATTAGCAGTAGTCAGTCTTAGAACTGGTGAATTTGTGTGAGTTACCCTGTATGTACTTGAATCATAAGAATAACTTCCCGATAATGTAACTACCCATTCATTCTTTTGTAAATTTATCTTTAGTATCAGTTGCCAGCTTATAAAAACTCTCAGAGACATTTTTAGACCTAATATTCATTGTTGTAGAGTCAGTTGTTAAGAAATCACTTTCTCCATCTTGACCACTTATTACATCAATATCTGTAATAACCGTATAAGAAATAGATAAGTCATTTTCGTAAATATAGCTTTGTATATTTTTATAATCTCCTTCTAAATATAACTCGTGAGCAAAATCGATAAATTGTTGAGTGATATCTTCTTCAGCTGAATTCACTACTGTTACTTGATTTAAATCCTTAAAAAAATCGTTGATAAAATCATAAAAAACTTCACTAACTTCTAACCCATCTCAACTTGCTGATACCACCTGTTGACTGAAAATGAAAAATAAGACTAAAACAAAAGCGCCTAAAAACTTCTTCAAAATTTAACACCCCTTGATATTAGATTAATATAATTATAAAACATATTTTTTCAGAATTTCAAGTTTATTCTAAAAAAACACTCACTTATTACAGATAATGTTCGTTCTTTTGAAACGTTTCGTTGCTTCTTTAATAAGCATGAAAACGGATATACTTTTCCAAAATCGCAGAGTTAACACCTTTCTGAGGTGAAAAAAAAAAAAAAAAAATCGCCAAAGACAATGGCGATTTTTCTATAAGATTATCCGATAGAGCCTTCCATCTCGAACTTGATAAGACGGTTCATCTCTACTGCATATTCCATTGGAAGTTCTTTCGTGAATGGCTCGATAAAGCCCATTACGATCATTTCTGTTGCTTCTTCTTCTGATAAGCCACGGCTCATTAGGTAGAATAGCTGCTCTTCTGATACTTTCGAAACTTTTGCTTCGTGCTCTAAAGAGATGTTATCTGTGAATACTTCATTGTATGGAATTGTATCAGAAGTAGACTGATTATCCATAATTAGCGTATCACACTCAATGTTAGAACGAGAACCAGCTGCACGTTTACCGAAGTGAACGATACCACGATAAGTTACTTTTCCACCTTGTTTAGAGATAGATTTAGAAACAATCGTAGAAGAAGTATTTGGTGCTAAGTGAATCATCTTCGCACCTGCATCTTGGTGCTGACCTTTACCAGCTAGTGCGATAGAAAGTGTCATTCCACGAGCGCCTTCTCCTTTAAGGATAACTGCTGGATATTTCATTGTTAGCTTTGAACCGATGTTACCATCAATCCATTCCATCGTTGCATTTTCTTCACAAACTGCACGTTTTGTAACAAGGTTGTAAACGTTGTTCGCCCAGTTTTGAATAGTCGTGTAACGGCAGTAAGCGTCTTTTTTAATGATAATTTCTACTACTGCACTATGAAGTGAGTTCGTTGTGTAAACAGGAGCTGTACATCCTTCAACGTAATGAACATGTGCACCTTCGTCTACAATGATTAACGTACGCTCGAATTGACCCATGTTTTCAGAGTTAATACGGAAATACGCTTGTAATGGAGTATCTACTTTTACTCCCTTTGGTACGTAGATGAATGATCCACCAGACCATACAGCAGAGTTTAAAGCAGAAAACTTGTTATCTGTTGGTGGGATAACTTTTGCCCAGTGCTCACGGAAAATATCTTCATTTTCTTTTAATGCTGTATCTGTGTCTTTAAAAACAACACCTAGATCTTCTAAGTCTTCTTGCATGTTGTGGTAAACTACTTCAGATTCATACTGTGCAGATACACCAGCAAGATATTTTTGTTCCGCTTCTGGAATACCTAATTTGTCAAACGTTTGTTTGATTTCTTCAGGTACTTCATCCCAAGAACGTTCAGACTTCTCCGAAGGTTTTACGTAGTACGTAATTTCGTCAAAGTTTAAGCTGTTTAAGTCTCCGCCCCATTGTGGCATTGGCATGTTATAGAAATGCTCTAGCGACTTTAAGCGGAAATCCAACATCCATTGCGGCTCATTTTTCATACGAGAGATTTCTTCAACGATTTCTTTCGTTAAACCACGGCCAGAACGGAAAATGGATACGTCTTTATCTTTAAAACCATATTTATAATCACCGATTTCAGGCATTTTTTTTGCCATCGTTTCGTTCCCTCCATTCTAAGAGGTGAGCAGTTTTTACGATGAAGTAAAACCTGCTCCCTGTTCAGACATTCTATTCTTCAGCTTGACAACCTTTTTCCATTGCCTTCCATGCTAATGTTGCGCATTTAATACGCGCTGGAAATTTTGCCACACCTTGCAGTGCTTCGATGTCGCCTAAGTCAAGTTCATCTTCGTCGTAATCCTTCCCTAACATCATATCATAGAAAATATGTGAAAGCTTAATCGCTTTTTCGACTTCGAGTCCTTTCACAGCTTGTGTCATCATTGATGCAGAAGCCATGGAAATAGAACAACCCTCTCCATCGAATTTTGCGTTTACTACTTTTCCATCTTCTATTTTCATTGTTAGGTGAATGCGATCACCACAAGTAGGATTGTTCATATCTACAGTGATACTATCTTCCTCAATCGCACCTTTATTACGTGGGTTTTTATAGTGATCCATAATCACTTGTCGGTACAGTGTGTCTAAATTATTAAAAGACATTGCTAAAGTACTCCTTTGTCTTCACTAATGCTGCTACTAGCTTATCAATTTCTTCTTCTGTGTTATACAGGTAAAAACTAGCACGTGCAGTCGCAGAGACATTTAACCATTTCATTAAAGGCTGTGCACAGTGGTGACCAGCACGAACAGCAATACCTTCTGCATCTAACACAGTAGCAACATCATGTGGGTGTACATCATCTATATTGAACGTTACTAGTCCAGCTCTTTCCTTTGGACCAAAAATAGTTAAGCCTTCCACTGTAGACATTTTTTCCATCGCATATTTAGCAAGTTTATGCTCATGCTCCAGTATATTGTCTAAGCCAACTTCCTGTAGAAAATCGATAGCTGCCCCTAGTCCTATTGCACCAGCAATAATTGGTGTACCGCCTTCAAATTTCCAAGGAAGCTCCTTCCAAGTCGACTCTTGAAGACCAACAAAATCAATCATTTCTCCACCGAATTCAATTGGCTCCATATTTTCTAGTAAAGCTTTTTTACCGTAAAGAGCTCCAATTCCAGTCGGACCACCCATTTTATGACCTGAGAATGCAAAGAAATCACAATCTAAGTCTTGAACGTCCACTTTCATGTGTGGAGCACTTTGAGCTCCATCTACTACCATAATCGCTCCTTTACGGTGAGCAATACTAGCTATTTCTTTAATAGGGTTCATCGTACCTAAGACGTTAGAAACTTGCATAATAGAAACAATTTTCGTGTTTTCTGTAATAGTGTCTTCCGCATCCTTTAAAGAAATAGTTCCATCTTCTTGAAGTGGAATGTATTTTAATGTTGCTCCAGTTGCTTTTGCAACCTGTTGCCATGGAATGATATTACTATGGTGTTCCATATACGTAATAACAATTTCATCGCCTTCTTTAACGTTTGTACGTGCATAACTGGAAGCAACTAAGTTTAGTGCTGTAGTAGTTCCTCGTGTAAAGATAATTTCTTCCCTAGCTTTCGCATTAATGAAGTTTTTAACTTTATCACGAGCTCCTTCATAACCATCTGTCGCTCTTGTACCTAGTGTATGCACTCCACGATGAACATTTGAGTTATATTCACGATAATATTGATCTAACGCTTCAATAACTTTTAAAGGTTTTTGTGAAGTAGCAGCACTGTCAAGATAAACTAGTGGATGACCGTTAACCTCTTGATGAAGTATCGGAAATTGTTCACGAATATCTTGGATATTCATTACTTAACTTTCCTTTCTATTACTTGAACTAATAGGTCTTTCACCTTTTCAATTGGTAACTCTTTTACTACAGGAGCTAAGAATCCATGAATTACTAGACGCTCTGCTTCACTTTTAGAGATACCACGGCTCATTAAGTAGTATAGTTGCATTGGATCTACACGACCTGCAGATGCTGCGTGTCCAGCCGTTACATCATCTTCATCAATTAAAAGAATTGGGTTCGCATCTCCACGAGCTTTTTCACTTAACATGAGTACTCGAGATTCTTGCTCAGCGTTTGATTTAGTAGCACCGTGCTCAATTTTACCGATTCCGTTAAATACAGAGCTTGCGCTATCTTTCATAACACCGTGTTTTAAAATTTGTCCATCTGTATGTTTTCCATGGTGGATAACACTAGTAGTGAAGTTTTGTTTTTGCTCTCCACGGCCAACTACAACCGTTTTTGTATCTCCAACAGAACCGTCACCGATTAAATGAGTAATGTTTTCAGAAATAGTATCTCCGTCGTTCATTAATCCTAGTGCCCATTCAATTCTTGCATCGCGACCAGCAACTCCACGGCGGTTAACATATGTTGTAACACCTTTACCTAGTGTATCAACTGCACCGTATTGGACAGTAGCATTAGATCCTGCAATTACTTCTGTAACGATATTGAAGATAGATCCTTCTCCATCATTTGTAGAAATATAGTTTTCTACGTAAGTAACGGCACTGTTGTCATCTGCTACGATTAATACGTGGTTAAACATCGCTTCTGCTTGATCATGTACGTAGATTGCTTGGAATGGCTCTTCCACTGTTACGTTTTTTGGTACGTATAGGAATGCTCCACCATTTAATAATGCAGCGTGTAATGCAGCTAATTTATGCTCATCAACTTTTACTCCATCTTTCATGAAGTATTTTTCAACTAACTCGCTATGATTTTTAGCTGCTGTAAAAATATCAGTGAAAATAACACCTTTAGAAGTTAACTCTTCACTTAGGGAAGTATATAGAGCTGTGTTGTCTACTTGTACATATACATTTCCAGCATTCTCAACATCTAATAAAGTTTTTATGCCCTCTGGTAATACATCTAAAGAAGTAAGAGAATTGTTTGCAACTGTATGTTTACTAAACTGTGTAAAGTTCCAGTTCGTAATCTTCGTTTTATCTGGCTTTGGTAAAGGTAGGTCTTCTACCTTCGCAAGAGCTTGTAAGCGAAGATCTAACAGCCACTGAGGTTCTCCTAACTGCTTAGAATAATTGCTGAGGTACTCTTGATCGAACGGTAATTTCGTTTCTAACGTCATGATTATCCCCCTTGCTTACGCTTCTTGCCCTACTGTTTCGTCTTCAATTCCTAGTTCAGCTTTAATCCAGTCATAACCTTCTGCTTCTAAACGTTGAGCAAGCTCAGGCCCACCAGATTTAACAATACGACCTTGCATCATTACGTGAACGTAGTCAGGTGTAATGTAGTTTAATAAACGTTGATAGTGAGTGATGATTAAGCAACCGAAATCATCGCTACGCATTTCGTTAATACCTTTAGATACTACTTTTAATGCGTCAATATCTAAACCAGAGTCAATTTCATCAAGGATTGCAATTTTAGGCTCGATCATCATTAATTGAAGGATTTCGTTACGTTTCTTCTCTCCACCAGAGAAACCTTCATTTAAGTAACGTTGTGCCATTGCTGGATCCATTTCTAAATATTCCATATTTTTGTCCATTTTACGGATAAACTTCATTAAAGAAATTTCATCGCCTTCTTCACGACGTGCATTAATTGCAGAACGTAAGAAGTCAGCGTTTGTTACACCAGAAATTTCACTTGGATATTGCATTGCAAGGAAAAGACCTGCTTTCGCACGCTCGTCTACTTCCATTTCTAACACGTCTTCACCATCAAAAGAAACGCTACCACTAGTCACTTCATATTTAGGGTGTCCCATAATAGCAGACGAAAGTGTAGATTTACCAGTACCGTTTGGTCCCATGATTGCGTGGATTTCTCCACCTTTTACTTCAAGATTTACACCTTTTAAGATTTCTTTATCTTCAATAGATACATGTAAATCTTTAATAGTTAATGTTGAACCCATATTTCTTACCTCCAATGATCTCGTGTTCTATGTGAAAACACATATTATGTTAATTCTCACTTTATTCTCATTACAATCTTATAACAAATTAAAAGTGTTAGCAACCTTTTAAAACTTAAAGTAATTTCCGTTTATCGAATAGGAGAATATAATGAATATCATTATAGTTTTCACTTTTTACCTATGAAAAAAACGTTAATATTTATTTTTAATTTTTTCAACAAAAATGGTAATAACTACTATATCAGTATAATCGAAATCGGTTTCAAAAGTAAAAAAAGCTGATCGATTCTCATTAAAGGGAGAAACGATACAGCTTTATTAACAGTATTATAATTTATTGTATTTAAGTATGGCATCGTCTTTCTATTTCAGAAACTATTTTCAAGCTTTGCTCGTATTCTTTTTCTCGATTACGCTCAACTTCTATTCTTTTACTCAATTTTTGACTATATTCCTCATATCCGATGCCGTGTGCTTGATACATCGCTTTTTCCATTTCTCCAGTGTACTTCATTTGTACGTGTTGGATAATAAACCAATCCTTTCCTATTTAAAAGTGTTTTTTATTTCTCTTAGTTGAGAATGTTTAACACAGTATTAATGATAACAAGAGAGGATGTTTTTCCCAACCCGCATATATCTTTATAGGAGCGCTGTAGGAACTCTGAGGCCATTTCTCATTGTTGACTACTGTTCTATCGCAGTATTCTTCCTATTTCCTTTAGAATAGTGCTATTACCAAAAAGGAGAAAGGCTATTTAATGTTACTGTGACTCGGAGAAGTCAGTGATGCATTCTTGGACGAGCGTTACCGCCTGGCTCATTGCTGCTCCTCCACCGAAAGCCGCCGTTACTCCACAAGCTTCTAAAATCTCTTCTTCTGAACAGCCATGATCTAGACAGCCTTTTGTATGATATACGATACAATATTCATCTTGAGAATAAATGCTTATCCCTAATGCAATTAACTGCTTTTGTTTTTGATCTAATTTTCCATCCTTAAAACATACTTCTGTAAATTGGTTATAATGACGTGCTATTTCTGGCATTTTTTCAGAAAACACACCAATTCCGTGTTTATACTCTTGTAGTACTGTTTCTGCAAAATTTTGTTCTTTTTCCATGCGCGTTATCACACTCCATCATAATTTCAATGTTAGTATGCTTAATGAAAAATTATCTATGCGCGCATAATTTAATGGTTCAATAGAAAAAGCTACGGTTTTAATCGTAGCTTTTTCGGTAAATTATTTATTTGCAGGGATAACAGAACCTTCGTATTTCTCTGTAATGAAGTTTTGAATATGTTCTGATGTTAATACTTCAATTAACGCTGTAATACGCTCATCGTTCTCATCTTCAGCACGAGCTGCAATGACGTTTACATAAGGGTTGTTCTCTGGAGACTCTAGTGCGATTGCCTCTTCAGCTGGGTTAATATCTGCACCTAAAGCATAGTTACTATTAATTAATACCGCATCTCCATCACCGTTTAAATAGGCAGTTGGTAAGAAAGCCGCTTCAAAGTTGTAATTGAATTTTAAGTTTTTAGGATTGTCTTCAATATCTTCAAGTTGAGCATTCGTAAATTCTACACCTTCTTTAAGGGTAATTAACCCTTTTTCAGCTAATAGAGATAAAATACGACCATGGTCAGGAAGAGAGCTACTTAATAAAATTTCTGCTCCGTCTGGAAGTTCTTCTAAACTATTGTATTTTGAAGAGTATATTCCGATTGGTTCAATATGAACGCCACCAACATTGACAAAGTCATAACCATTTTCTTCGATTTGTGCTTCTAAGTATGGGATATGTTGGAAATAGTTAGCGTCAAGATCACCATCACGTAATGTTTGGTTCGGTAATACATAATCTTGGAACACGTTAATTTCTAGTTCAATTCCTTTTTCCGCTAATAACGGTTTTGCCTCTTCTAATATTTCAGCATGAGGAACGTTAGATGCTCCTACAACTAATTTTTTTGTTTCTTCTTCTGAACCTGTACCTGCCCCGTTATCAGAGTCTGTACCTGTACCACAAGCTGCTAATACGAAAAGAAATAATGATGCTAGTGTGATTGCTAATACTTTTTTCATTTTTGCCTCTCTCCTATCTTTTGTCTAATTTATTTGTTAATAAATCCCCAATAAATTGGATGATAAATACGATAATTAAAATAACGACAGTACTAATAAATGTAACTTGCCAGTTATTACGTTGGAAGCCATCTAAGAAAGCTAGATTTCCAAGTCCACCAGCTCCTACAAAGCCCGCCATCGCTGTATAACTAACAATCGCTATAGCTGTAACTGTAATACCAGATACGATTGCCGGCATAGATTCTGGAATAAGCACTTTCCAAATAATTGTTGTCGTTCTTGCACCCATTGATTTGGCAGCCTCAATAACACCTTTATCAATTTCACGCAAACCAATTTCAACCATTCTGGCATAAAAAGGTGCTGCACCTACTACTAATGCGGGTAGGGCTGCGTTTGCGCCGATAATAGAACCTAACATAGCTCTTGTTACCGGTATTAATAGAACAATTAATATAATAAACGGAATAGACCTGAAAATATTTACAATGGCTGCAATAATGCTATTAAAAAATTTATTTTGCAGTAAGTTTCCTTTAGAGGTGAGAAAGAGTAATAACCCTAAAATAATACCTAAGACGAATGTAATCGCAACAGAAATGGTTGTCATATACACCGTTTCTTGCGTTGCTTCCCAAACTCTATCCCAATTCACACGATCAAACATTCGTCATCACCTCCAGTTCCACTTGTTGCTCTCGGATGTATTGAAGTGCTGAATCTATTTGTGCTTCCGCTCCATCGACGTGAATGAACAATGTACCATACGGACCGTCCTGCGTATAAGATACCTTCCCCTGCAGAATATTGACGTCAACATCGAACCTTTTAATTAAGTGAGTAATAATCGGTTGTTCTGCTGAATCTCCTACGAATGTTAGTTG from Sutcliffiella cohnii encodes:
- a CDS encoding bifunctional metallophosphatase/5'-nucleotidase, encoding MKTIRIFHTNDIHSHFEAYPKIATFLKDYREGSPSITVDIGDNMDRFHPITEATLGKANTTMLNVLQYDYATIGNNEGITMNYDALSNLYSKATFPVLIGNLYEKDGQRPSWVMPHSIHEIDGVKIGFIGITVFYEMFYEQLGWKMEDPYISLENSIQQIRGEVDAIIVMSHLGITDDEELARRFPDIDVILGGHTHHVLPTGKVIGNTLICGAGKHGNYIGEVHLQFEDKGIKKWCELHALKEFSPSLYIEEMIDEMEQKANRDMQEVVHTLTEPIINSWIQPTELTNLLADALKQWCEADVGMVNAGVILGDLSSGEVTRGMIHKICPHPINPCLITVRGEELKELVLHAATEEMEQFPIKGLGFRGKKMGCMVYSGLHYTFKTDRAGTRHIDQIFINGTLLEAHKQYRIGTLDMFTFGYLFPILRKATNKTYYLPELLRDVITWKLQSSNM
- a CDS encoding sulfite exporter TauE/SafE family protein, with translation MIFLLLMVGFLAGVVGSLVGLGGGIIIVPCLLFLGSISTTFHSITPQLAVGTSLVVIFFTGLSSTISYLKYKTVDYKSGLLLFLGSGPGTVIGAWVNNYLHADSFLFFYGLFILFISFILFWKDTMKRPTTVKEKSWRRSYEDQNGTMHHYSFSPVVGLLISFFVGFTSGLFGVGGGALMVPAMIMLFMFPPHVAVATSMFIITLSSVMGSFTHISLGNVHWLFAALLIPGAWIGAKLGAWLNQRLTSKMVVVGLRIMLLVVGVRLLIEGLF
- a CDS encoding cysteine desulfurase codes for the protein MNIQDIREQFPILHQEVNGHPLVYLDSAATSQKPLKVIEALDQYYREYNSNVHRGVHTLGTRATDGYEGARDKVKNFINAKAREEIIFTRGTTTALNLVASSYARTNVKEGDEIVITYMEHHSNIIPWQQVAKATGATLKYIPLQEDGTISLKDAEDTITENTKIVSIMQVSNVLGTMNPIKEIASIAHRKGAIMVVDGAQSAPHMKVDVQDLDCDFFAFSGHKMGGPTGIGALYGKKALLENMEPIEFGGEMIDFVGLQESTWKELPWKFEGGTPIIAGAIGLGAAIDFLQEVGLDNILEHEHKLAKYAMEKMSTVEGLTIFGPKERAGLVTFNIDDVHPHDVATVLDAEGIAVRAGHHCAQPLMKWLNVSATARASFYLYNTEEEIDKLVAALVKTKEYFSNVF
- the sufU gene encoding Fe-S cluster assembly sulfur transfer protein SufU, producing the protein MSFNNLDTLYRQVIMDHYKNPRNKGAIEEDSITVDMNNPTCGDRIHLTMKIEDGKVVNAKFDGEGCSISMASASMMTQAVKGLEVEKAIKLSHIFYDMMLGKDYDEDELDLGDIEALQGVAKFPARIKCATLAWKAMEKGCQAEE
- a CDS encoding DUF72 domain-containing protein, with product MIYIGVTGWGDHDSLYASGVSSRDKLKEYAAHFPIVEIDSYFYAIQPKRNVEKWVQETPETFTFIPKAYQGMTGHQRGEIPFETKEDMFKAYMDSLQPLQETNKLSMVLFQFPPWFECRKENVDYLRWCRAQMGDIPVALEFRHQSWFKGEMKEKTLQFMRSEKWIHSVCDEPQAGEKSVPTIVNATDSEKTLVRFHGRNVHAWTKPVKGQEWRDIRYLYRYNKQELQDWIPHIRQLEKQSKDIYILFNNNSGGDAADNAKMFIEMLGVEYTGLAPKQLDLFND
- a CDS encoding YunC family protein — protein: MVEMSPIYINGTPFTAITVKLPKTNFMAVTSDKGYIMCGALDVALLNEKLKDRGIIAARAVGVRTIEQLLEAPLESVTLEAENRGITVGMAGKDALLKMV
- the sufB gene encoding Fe-S cluster assembly protein SufB is translated as MAKKMPEIGDYKYGFKDKDVSIFRSGRGLTKEIVEEISRMKNEPQWMLDFRLKSLEHFYNMPMPQWGGDLNSLNFDEITYYVKPSEKSERSWDEVPEEIKQTFDKLGIPEAEQKYLAGVSAQYESEVVYHNMQEDLEDLGVVFKDTDTALKENEDIFREHWAKVIPPTDNKFSALNSAVWSGGSFIYVPKGVKVDTPLQAYFRINSENMGQFERTLIIVDEGAHVHYVEGCTAPVYTTNSLHSAVVEIIIKKDAYCRYTTIQNWANNVYNLVTKRAVCEENATMEWIDGNIGSKLTMKYPAVILKGEGARGMTLSIALAGKGQHQDAGAKMIHLAPNTSSTIVSKSISKQGGKVTYRGIVHFGKRAAGSRSNIECDTLIMDNQSTSDTIPYNEVFTDNISLEHEAKVSKVSEEQLFYLMSRGLSEEEATEMIVMGFIEPFTKELPMEYAVEMNRLIKFEMEGSIG